One window from the genome of Lathamus discolor isolate bLatDis1 chromosome 8, bLatDis1.hap1, whole genome shotgun sequence encodes:
- the ALDH1A2 gene encoding retinal dehydrogenase 2 isoform X3, with the protein MDASERGHLLDKLADLVERDRAVLATMESLNSGKPFLQAFYVDLQGVIKTLRYYAGWADKIHGMTIPVDGDYFTFTRHEPIGVCGQIIPWNFPLLMFAWKIAPALCCGNTVVIKPAEQTPLSALYMGALIKEAGFPPGVVNILPGFGPIAGAAIASHVGIDKIAFTGSTEVGKLIQEAAGRSNLKRVTLELGGKSPNIIFADADLDYAVEQAHQGVFFNQGQCCTAGSRIYVEESIYEEFVKRSVERAKRRVVGSPFDPTTEQGPQIDKKQYNKILELIQSGITEGAKLECGGKGLGRKGFFIEPTVFSNVTDDMRIAKEEIFGPVQEILRFKTMDEVIERANNSDFGLVAAVFTNDINKALTVSSAMQAGTVWINCYNALNAQSPFGGFKMSGNGREMGECGLREYSEVKTVTIKIPQKNS; encoded by the exons ATGGATGCATCAGAAAGAGGCCATCTTTTGGATAAGCTAGCAGACTTGGTCGAAAGAGACAGGGCAGTTCTTGCT ACTATGGAATCACTGAACAGTGGCAAACCTTTCTTGCAAGCTTTCTATGTAGATCTTCAGGGGGTCATAAAAACCCTGAGATATTATGCTGGTTGGGCAGACAAAATCCATGGAATGACCATTCCTGTAG ATGGAGATTATTTTACGTTTACAAGACACGAACCCATCGGAGTGTGTGGACAGATCATCCCT tGGAACTTCCCCCTGCTGATGTTTGCATGGAAGATtgctccagctctgtgctgtggcaATACAGTAGTTATTAAACCAGCAGAACAAACACCACTCAGTGCTCTCTATATGGGAGCCCTCATCAAGGAG GCTGGCTTTCCACCAGGAGTTGTCAATATTTTGCCAGGATTTGGTCCAATTGCTGGTGCAGCCATAGCATCTCATGTTGGCATTGATAAAATTGCTTTTACTGGATCCACTGAG GTTGGGAAGCTGATCCAAGAAGCAGCTGGAAGGAGTAATTTGAAGAGAGTTACACTGGAGCTGGGTGGGAAAAGCCCAAACATTATTTTTGCAGATGCTGATT TGGACTACGCTGTGGAACAAGCTCACCAAGGGGTCTTCTTCAATCAAGGCCAGTGCTGCACTGCAGGCTCACGGATTTATGTGGAAGAATCAATCTATGAAGAGTTTGTTAAAAGAAGTGTAGAACGTGCAAAGAGAAGAGTTGTGGGGAGTCCTTTTGATCCAACCACAGAACAAGGTCCACAG ATTGATAAAAAACAATACAACAAGATCTTGGAACTGATTCAGAGCGGCATTACTGAAGGAGCAAAACTTGAATGTGGGGGCAAAGGGCTAGgaagaaagggcttcttcattGAACCAACAGTGTTTTCCAATGTAACAGATGACATGCGGATTGCCAAGGAGGAG ATTTTTGGGCCTGTTcaagaaatactgagatttAAAACCATGGATGAAGTTATAGAGAGAGCCAACAATTCTGATTTTGGGCTGGTAGCTGCTGTCTTTACAAATGACATAAACAAGGCCCTGACAGTCTCTTCAGCAATGCAGGCTGGGACAGTCTG GATAAATTGCTACAATGCCTTAAATGCCCAAAGTCCTTTTGGAGGATTCAAAATGTCTGGCAATGGGAGAGAGAT GGGTGAATGTGGATTGAGAGAATATTCTGAAGTTAAAACTGTGACAATAAAGATCCCTCAGAAGAACTCCTAA
- the ALDH1A2 gene encoding retinal dehydrogenase 2 isoform X2, which translates to MVLGAFASIFINNEWQNSESGRIFPVYNPATGEQICEIQEADKVDTDKAVRAARLAFSLGSVWRRMDASERGHLLDKLADLVERDRAVLATMESLNSGKPFLQAFYVDLQGVIKTLRYYAGWADKIHGMTIPVDGDYFTFTRHEPIGVCGQIIPWNFPLLMFAWKIAPALCCGNTVVIKPAEQTPLSALYMGALIKEAGFPPGVVNILPGFGPIAGAAIASHVGIDKIAFTGSTEVGKLIQEAAGRSNLKRVTLELGGKSPNIIFADADLDYAVEQAHQGVFFNQGQCCTAGSRIYVEESIYEEFVKRSVERAKRRVVGSPFDPTTEQGPQIDKKQYNKILELIQSGITEGAKLECGGKGLGRKGFFIEPTVFSNVTDDMRIAKEEIFGPVQEILRFKTMDEVIERANNSDFGLVAAVFTNDINKALTVSSAMQAGTVWINCYNALNAQSPFGGFKMSGNGREMGECGLREYSEVKTVTIKIPQKNS; encoded by the exons aTTTTCATCAATAATGAGTGGCAAAATTCTGAGAGTGGGAGAATATTCCCAGTATATAATCCAGCCACAGGAGAGCAGATCTGTGAGATCCAGGAAGCTGACAAG GTTGATACAGACAAAGCAGTGAGGGCAGCTCGCCTTGCTTTTTCTCTCGGTTCTGTCTGGAGGAGAATGGATGCATCAGAAAGAGGCCATCTTTTGGATAAGCTAGCAGACTTGGTCGAAAGAGACAGGGCAGTTCTTGCT ACTATGGAATCACTGAACAGTGGCAAACCTTTCTTGCAAGCTTTCTATGTAGATCTTCAGGGGGTCATAAAAACCCTGAGATATTATGCTGGTTGGGCAGACAAAATCCATGGAATGACCATTCCTGTAG ATGGAGATTATTTTACGTTTACAAGACACGAACCCATCGGAGTGTGTGGACAGATCATCCCT tGGAACTTCCCCCTGCTGATGTTTGCATGGAAGATtgctccagctctgtgctgtggcaATACAGTAGTTATTAAACCAGCAGAACAAACACCACTCAGTGCTCTCTATATGGGAGCCCTCATCAAGGAG GCTGGCTTTCCACCAGGAGTTGTCAATATTTTGCCAGGATTTGGTCCAATTGCTGGTGCAGCCATAGCATCTCATGTTGGCATTGATAAAATTGCTTTTACTGGATCCACTGAG GTTGGGAAGCTGATCCAAGAAGCAGCTGGAAGGAGTAATTTGAAGAGAGTTACACTGGAGCTGGGTGGGAAAAGCCCAAACATTATTTTTGCAGATGCTGATT TGGACTACGCTGTGGAACAAGCTCACCAAGGGGTCTTCTTCAATCAAGGCCAGTGCTGCACTGCAGGCTCACGGATTTATGTGGAAGAATCAATCTATGAAGAGTTTGTTAAAAGAAGTGTAGAACGTGCAAAGAGAAGAGTTGTGGGGAGTCCTTTTGATCCAACCACAGAACAAGGTCCACAG ATTGATAAAAAACAATACAACAAGATCTTGGAACTGATTCAGAGCGGCATTACTGAAGGAGCAAAACTTGAATGTGGGGGCAAAGGGCTAGgaagaaagggcttcttcattGAACCAACAGTGTTTTCCAATGTAACAGATGACATGCGGATTGCCAAGGAGGAG ATTTTTGGGCCTGTTcaagaaatactgagatttAAAACCATGGATGAAGTTATAGAGAGAGCCAACAATTCTGATTTTGGGCTGGTAGCTGCTGTCTTTACAAATGACATAAACAAGGCCCTGACAGTCTCTTCAGCAATGCAGGCTGGGACAGTCTG GATAAATTGCTACAATGCCTTAAATGCCCAAAGTCCTTTTGGAGGATTCAAAATGTCTGGCAATGGGAGAGAGAT GGGTGAATGTGGATTGAGAGAATATTCTGAAGTTAAAACTGTGACAATAAAGATCCCTCAGAAGAACTCCTAA
- the ALDH1A2 gene encoding retinal dehydrogenase 2 isoform X1, with amino-acid sequence MTSSKIEMPGEVKADPAALMASLHLLPSPTLNLEIKYTKIFINNEWQNSESGRIFPVYNPATGEQICEIQEADKVDTDKAVRAARLAFSLGSVWRRMDASERGHLLDKLADLVERDRAVLATMESLNSGKPFLQAFYVDLQGVIKTLRYYAGWADKIHGMTIPVDGDYFTFTRHEPIGVCGQIIPWNFPLLMFAWKIAPALCCGNTVVIKPAEQTPLSALYMGALIKEAGFPPGVVNILPGFGPIAGAAIASHVGIDKIAFTGSTEVGKLIQEAAGRSNLKRVTLELGGKSPNIIFADADLDYAVEQAHQGVFFNQGQCCTAGSRIYVEESIYEEFVKRSVERAKRRVVGSPFDPTTEQGPQIDKKQYNKILELIQSGITEGAKLECGGKGLGRKGFFIEPTVFSNVTDDMRIAKEEIFGPVQEILRFKTMDEVIERANNSDFGLVAAVFTNDINKALTVSSAMQAGTVWINCYNALNAQSPFGGFKMSGNGREMGECGLREYSEVKTVTIKIPQKNS; translated from the exons aTTTTCATCAATAATGAGTGGCAAAATTCTGAGAGTGGGAGAATATTCCCAGTATATAATCCAGCCACAGGAGAGCAGATCTGTGAGATCCAGGAAGCTGACAAG GTTGATACAGACAAAGCAGTGAGGGCAGCTCGCCTTGCTTTTTCTCTCGGTTCTGTCTGGAGGAGAATGGATGCATCAGAAAGAGGCCATCTTTTGGATAAGCTAGCAGACTTGGTCGAAAGAGACAGGGCAGTTCTTGCT ACTATGGAATCACTGAACAGTGGCAAACCTTTCTTGCAAGCTTTCTATGTAGATCTTCAGGGGGTCATAAAAACCCTGAGATATTATGCTGGTTGGGCAGACAAAATCCATGGAATGACCATTCCTGTAG ATGGAGATTATTTTACGTTTACAAGACACGAACCCATCGGAGTGTGTGGACAGATCATCCCT tGGAACTTCCCCCTGCTGATGTTTGCATGGAAGATtgctccagctctgtgctgtggcaATACAGTAGTTATTAAACCAGCAGAACAAACACCACTCAGTGCTCTCTATATGGGAGCCCTCATCAAGGAG GCTGGCTTTCCACCAGGAGTTGTCAATATTTTGCCAGGATTTGGTCCAATTGCTGGTGCAGCCATAGCATCTCATGTTGGCATTGATAAAATTGCTTTTACTGGATCCACTGAG GTTGGGAAGCTGATCCAAGAAGCAGCTGGAAGGAGTAATTTGAAGAGAGTTACACTGGAGCTGGGTGGGAAAAGCCCAAACATTATTTTTGCAGATGCTGATT TGGACTACGCTGTGGAACAAGCTCACCAAGGGGTCTTCTTCAATCAAGGCCAGTGCTGCACTGCAGGCTCACGGATTTATGTGGAAGAATCAATCTATGAAGAGTTTGTTAAAAGAAGTGTAGAACGTGCAAAGAGAAGAGTTGTGGGGAGTCCTTTTGATCCAACCACAGAACAAGGTCCACAG ATTGATAAAAAACAATACAACAAGATCTTGGAACTGATTCAGAGCGGCATTACTGAAGGAGCAAAACTTGAATGTGGGGGCAAAGGGCTAGgaagaaagggcttcttcattGAACCAACAGTGTTTTCCAATGTAACAGATGACATGCGGATTGCCAAGGAGGAG ATTTTTGGGCCTGTTcaagaaatactgagatttAAAACCATGGATGAAGTTATAGAGAGAGCCAACAATTCTGATTTTGGGCTGGTAGCTGCTGTCTTTACAAATGACATAAACAAGGCCCTGACAGTCTCTTCAGCAATGCAGGCTGGGACAGTCTG GATAAATTGCTACAATGCCTTAAATGCCCAAAGTCCTTTTGGAGGATTCAAAATGTCTGGCAATGGGAGAGAGAT GGGTGAATGTGGATTGAGAGAATATTCTGAAGTTAAAACTGTGACAATAAAGATCCCTCAGAAGAACTCCTAA